From the Procambarus clarkii isolate CNS0578487 chromosome 70, FALCON_Pclarkii_2.0, whole genome shotgun sequence genome, one window contains:
- the LOC123775250 gene encoding period circadian protein isoform X9, with translation MAESDNHGVTMEEQSIDDAKNPGQQESAYGSLESSSQGPSQKSYSGSKSLNSGSSHSSGFGDNADFSENRLKEVKHKDHRRKKSKEKPDKLLLKEKTEKCTKEENDKEREKTRTGEHDPRLTSETASSVATGIEESTSTFNCHSNDGEERADQPTLVYTQALNYIRKIKERSAEQGVPFASRELVQLPQDTHDVAAFLKSFKSSRGFTVAISVQDGTVLQVSPAITDVLGFPKDMLIGQSFIDFVYPKDSINLSSKIIHGLNMPFRSESLNDNYGTSFYCRMRVYHGLKTSGFAVRNKRTHYKPCKMILKFHDASCTDETASTYGPNSSLLLAEVIPVESVYTVPEETPAMGCFSIRHTASCNFSEYDPEAIPYLGHLPQDLTGNSVFDCYHPQDLPLLKYVYEEMVKQQGKPHRSKPYRFRAFNGSYVTLQTEWLCFVNPWTKRIDSIIGQHRVLKGPSDIAIFLDPGDKIQSPLPEEVMKEAQKAQKEIIELLAKPVATYKDPSKAPQEMRRRTLAHMMSSIVDELDSMEKNGNNTAEKNAAPQKLSSQQPLSVVVMPNQPSTVQKCQESVNSSSESPSSYGQLNYSETIHRFFRSHPKTASSDESGDSKMEVSHSGSLGNHKQLKTLSHSQTLSQSQSGSGSGDNCDHTRKSESTGNGSREMGRTSSDGRSYCHIQLTEEVLSRHNADMQKIFMQRQQTGGKSFKDKYKMKTVKKPTKRPIERTVGMKRCGGIVENEASVHKQPFLAPPAAVSSSSLKPSSADVWISADKTHIPTSGSAGGAVGAVGASTAHGGTITAPSYPSIVPGFYFPASASSMSSLPPVDNLNISQAPGPSLVIPPQQPAFIQPQAPSQEIHVNYMQLGGLPASAHQWINSGMTVPLQYMSAIPGVMYQTVAPPLFNAPPLMLPNVVYQHTTVQPPLGQIPVLLSDGEKRSGVDSEHEQLEPNSQSAKQNFNIKQCAAHLRRPDSQATSVKAEPGSARGSTASASGKIISSHSHVAESLRSFVEDTAILSPGCMPKDSEMNCDSSQVSQFSQSTSVQAEAESVGSPGKRDKMALEDREQHHENSSDMVLSITSSSSSLREYKSTDDSMQNVSENFDNSEASSSGMKWNIPRSKCQRPVLNDPPWLEDVKVTPELLYKYQLETKELVDVLRQDMDMLKRIRQPAWVDDQLSSLYNELELEGSSADLQLDDGVTSSSGEDQAGTSTQTPPRKKKSSMYFSKMAMLHEEDAPLPPSEPWAMRQHPAQETSSSSS, from the exons GGGTAACCATGGAGGAACAGTCAATTGATGATGCTAAGAATCCAGGACAACAAGAGTCAGCATATGGTTCCTTGGAGTCCAGTTCCCAAGGCCCATCTCAGAAAAG TTACAGTGGGAGCAAGAGCCTCAATAGTGGATCCAGTCACAGTAGTGGCTTTGGCGATAATGCTGACTTTAG TGAAAACAGATTGAAAGAAGTCAAGCACAAAGACCACAGAAGGAAAAAGTCAAAAGAGAAGCCTGATAAATTGCTGCTTAAGGAGAAGACAGAGAAGTGTACCAAAGAAGAAAATGATAAGGAGAGGGAGAAGACAAGAACAGGAGAGCATGATCCCAGACTGACTAGTGAGACAGCCAGCA GTGTTGCAACAGGTATTGAAGAAAGCACGTCAACATTTAACTGCCACAGTAATGATGGGGAAGAAAGGGCTGACCAACCAACTCTAGTGTATACTCAAGCTCTTAATTATATTAGAAAGATAAAGGAACGGTCTGCAGAACAAG GTGTTCCCTTTGCTAGTCGAGAGCTTGTGCAGCTACCACAGGACACCCATGATGTGGCTGCCTTCCTAAAGAGCTTTAAAAGTTCT CGTGGCTTTACAGTTGCCATCAGTGTTCAGGATGGTACAGTACTCCAGGTTTCACCGGCCATTACTGATGTCCTCGGTTTCCCGAAAGACATGCTCATTGGACAGTCATTCATTGACTTTGTCTACCCTAAGGATTCAATTAACTTATCATCCAAAATCATTCATGGATTAAATATGCCATTCAGATCTGAATCACTTAATG ATAATTATGGTACATCATTTTACTGTCGGATGCGTGTATATCATGGTCTGAAGACTTCAGGTTTTGCAGTACGCAACAAACGCACCCATTATAAGCCATGCAAGATGATATTGAAATTCCATGATGCTTCGTGCACAGATGAGACTGCATCAACTTATGGACCCAACTCCTCTCTTCTGCTGGCAGAAGTTATCCCTGTAGAAAGTGTTTACACCG TACCTGAGGAGACACCAGCAATGGGCTGCTTCAGCATTCGCCACACTGCTTCATGCAACTTCTCTGAATATGACCCTGAGGCCATTCCATATTTGGGTCATCTGCCTCAAGACCTGACAGGCAATTCAGTCTTTGACTGCTATCATCCACAAGACTTGCCTCTTCTCAAGTATGTTTATGAAGAAA TGGTGAAACAACAGGGAAAGCCCCATAGAAGTAAACCATATAGGTTTCGAGCCTTCAATGGAAGCTACGTTACTCTTCAAACGGAATGGCTTTGCTTTGTTAATCCATGGACAAAAAGAATTGACTCCATTATTGGTCAGCACAGGGTGTTGAAA GGTCCCAGTGATATTGCAATATTTTTAGATCCAGGAGATAAGATTCAGTCTCCACTACCAGAAGAAGTCATGAAGGAGGCACAGAAAGCACAAAAAGAAATAATTGAATTATTAGCAAAG CCAGTTGCTACATACAAAGACCCGAGCAAAGCACCACAAGAGATGCGGAGAAGAACTCTGGCTCACATGATGAGCTCCATTGTAGACGAATTAGACAGTATGGAAAAAAATGGGAATAATACTGCCGAGAAAAATGCTGCACCACAGAAATTGAGCAGCCAGCAGCCTCTCAGTGTGGTAGTGATGCCTAATCAACCAAGCACA GTCCAGAAATGTCAGGAGAGTGTCAATTCTTCATCTGAGTCTCCTTCCAGTTATGGACAACTCAACTATTCAGAAACCATTCATAG ATTCTTCCGAAGCCACCCAAAGACGGCTTCCTCCGATGAAAGTGGTGACAGCAAAATGGAGGTATCACATTCAGGAAGTTTAG GAAACCACAAGCAGTTGAAGACGCTTTCGCACTCACAGACACTCTCACAGTCCCAGTCCGGTTCGGGTTCGGGCGATAACTGTGATCATACCAG AAAATCAGAAAGCACAGGAAATGGCAGCAGAGAGATGGGTAGAACGTCAAGTGATGGACGTTCCTACTGCCATATCCAGCTGACAGAAGAAGTGCTCTCTAGACATAATGCTGACATGCAGAAGATCTTCATGCAGCGACAGCAAACTGGTGGCAAATCATTCAAGGACAAATATAAAATGAAAACAGTGAAAAAGCCGACAAAGAGGCCTATTGAACGT ACTGTGGGCATGAAGAGATGTGGTGGCATTGTGGAGAATGAAGCAAGTGTGCACAAACAACCATTCCTTGCACCTCCTGCAGCAGTTTCCAGTTCTTCCCTCAAGCCTTCCTCTGCAGATGTGTGGATATCAGCAGATAAGACTCACATTCCGACCTCTGG GTCAGCTGGAGGAGCTGTAGGTGCTGTAGGAGCAAGCACTGCCCATGGAGGTACTATAACAGCACCATCATATCCAAGCATTGTGCCTGgattttactttcctgcaagtgcATCCAGCATGTCATCATTGCCTCCAGTTGATAATTTAAACATTTCTCAAGCACCTGGGCCTTCCCTTGTCATACCTCCACAACAGCCAGCTTTTATACAACCTCAAG CCCCTTCTCAAGAAATCCATGTCAACTACATGCAATTGGGTGGTCTTCCTGCTTCTGCCCATCAGTGGATTAACT CAGGTATGACTGTGCCTCTTCAGTACATGAGTGCCATTCCTGGGGTGATGTACCAGACTGTTGCACCACCACTCTTCAATGCTCCTCCTCTTATGCTACCTAATGTAGTCTACCAGCACACTACGGTTCAGCCACCTCTAGGACAAATTCCAGTTCTACTTTCTGATGGAGAGAAGCGTTCGGGAGTAGACAGTGAACATGAGCAACTGGAGCCCAACTCACAGTCAGCTAAG CAGAACTTTAATATCAAACAATGTGCTGCTCACCTGCGCCGGCCAGACTCCCAGGCTACGTCAGTTAAAGCAGAACCTGGCTCAGCGCGTGGCAGCACTGCCTCTGCCTCGGGCAAGATTATTAGTTCACATTCACACGTTGCTGAAAGTTTACGCTCCTTTGTGGAAGATACAGCAATATTGTCTCCTGGCTGCATGCCCAAG GATTCTGAGATGAACTGTGACTCATCACAGGTATCGCAGTTCTCACAGTCGACTAGTGTCCAGGCAGAGGCTGAAAGCGTCGGCTCACCTGGGAAGCGAGACAAGATGGCACTTGAAGATCGTGAGCAACATCATGAAAATTCCAG TGATATGGTGCTGTCTATAACGAGTTCATCCTCATCACTCAGAGAATACAAGTCTACTGATGATAGCATGCAAAATGTGTCGGAAAATTTTGATAATAGTGAG GCCTCATCATCTGGAATGAAATGGAACATACCACGATCCAAGTGCCAACGTCCAGTGTTGAATGACCCGCCATGGTTGGAGGATGTGAAAGTCACACCAGAGCTGTTGTACAAGTACCAGCTGGAGACCAAGGAACTAGTTGATGTTCTCAGGCAAGATATGGACATGCTCAAGAGAATACGACAG CCTGCTTGGGTGGATGACCAACTATCCTCACTGTACAACGAGCTGGAGCTGGAGGGTTCCAGTGCAGACCTACAACTGGATGATGGTGTTACTTCATCATCTGGAGAAGACCAAGCTGGCACCTCTACACAG ACTCCTCCAAGAAAAAAGAAATCATCCATGTATTTTAGCAAGATGGCTATGCTTCATGAAGAGGATGCTCCACTACCTCCCTCGGAGCCTTGGGCCATGAGACAGCACCCGGCACAGGAGACCTCCAGCTCTTCATCTTAA
- the LOC123775250 gene encoding period circadian protein isoform X6, translated as MAESDNHGVTMEEQSIDDAKNPGQQESAYGSLESSSQGPSQKSYSGSKSLNSGSSHSSGFGDNADFSENRLKEVKHKDHRRKKSKEKPDKLLLKEKTEKCTKEENDKEREKTRTGEHDPRLTSETASSVATGIEESTSTFNCHSNDGEERADQPTLVYTQALNYIRKIKERSAEQGVPFASRELVQLPQDTHDVAAFLKSFKSSRGFTVAISVQDGTVLQVSPAITDVLGFPKDMLIGQSFIDFVYPKDSINLSSKIIHGLNMPFRSESLNDNYGTSFYCRMRVYHGLKTSGFAVRNKRTHYKPCKMILKFHDASCTDETASTYGPNSSLLLAEVIPVESVYTVPEETPAMGCFSIRHTASCNFSEYDPEAIPYLGHLPQDLTGNSVFDCYHPQDLPLLKYVYEEMVKQQGKPHRSKPYRFRAFNGSYVTLQTEWLCFVNPWTKRIDSIIGQHRVLKGPSDIAIFLDPGDKIQSPLPEEVMKEAQKAQKEIIELLAKPVATYKDPSKAPQEMRRRTLAHMMSSIVDELDSMEKNGNNTAEKNAAPQKLSSQQPLSVVVMPNQPSTFPTNQDQGSVVMGEISPHQDDRCYESNPSTSTPSSYSKLNYAETLQRFFRSHPKTASSDESGDSKMEVSHSGSLGNHKQLKTLSHSQTLSQSQSGSGSGDNCDHTRKSESTGNGSREMGRTSSDGRSYCHIQLTEEVLSRHNADMQKIFMQRQQTGGKSFKDKYKMKTVKKPTKRPIERTVGMKRCGGIVENEASVHKQPFLAPPAAVSSSSLKPSSADVWISADKTHIPTSGSAGGAVGAVGASTAHGGTITAPSYPSIVPGFYFPASASSMSSLPPVDNLNISQAPGPSLVIPPQQPAFIQPQAPSQEIHVNYMQLGGLPASAHQWINSGMTVPLQYMSAIPGVMYQTVAPPLFNAPPLMLPNVVYQHTTVQPPLGQIPVLLSDGEKRSGVDSEHEQLEPNSQSAKQNFNIKQCAAHLRRPDSQATSVKAEPGSARGSTASASGKIISSHSHVAESLRSFVEDTAILSPGCMPKDSEMNCDSSQVSQFSQSTSVQAEAESVGSPGKRDKMALEDREQHHENSSDMVLSITSSSSSLREYKSTDDSMQNVSENFDNSEASSSGMKWNIPRSKCQRPVLNDPPWLEDVKVTPELLYKYQLETKELVDVLRQDMDMLKRIRQPAWVDDQLSSLYNELELEGSSADLQLDDGVTSSSGEDQAGTSTQTPPRKKKSSMYFSKMAMLHEEDAPLPPSEPWAMRQHPAQETSSSSS; from the exons GGGTAACCATGGAGGAACAGTCAATTGATGATGCTAAGAATCCAGGACAACAAGAGTCAGCATATGGTTCCTTGGAGTCCAGTTCCCAAGGCCCATCTCAGAAAAG TTACAGTGGGAGCAAGAGCCTCAATAGTGGATCCAGTCACAGTAGTGGCTTTGGCGATAATGCTGACTTTAG TGAAAACAGATTGAAAGAAGTCAAGCACAAAGACCACAGAAGGAAAAAGTCAAAAGAGAAGCCTGATAAATTGCTGCTTAAGGAGAAGACAGAGAAGTGTACCAAAGAAGAAAATGATAAGGAGAGGGAGAAGACAAGAACAGGAGAGCATGATCCCAGACTGACTAGTGAGACAGCCAGCA GTGTTGCAACAGGTATTGAAGAAAGCACGTCAACATTTAACTGCCACAGTAATGATGGGGAAGAAAGGGCTGACCAACCAACTCTAGTGTATACTCAAGCTCTTAATTATATTAGAAAGATAAAGGAACGGTCTGCAGAACAAG GTGTTCCCTTTGCTAGTCGAGAGCTTGTGCAGCTACCACAGGACACCCATGATGTGGCTGCCTTCCTAAAGAGCTTTAAAAGTTCT CGTGGCTTTACAGTTGCCATCAGTGTTCAGGATGGTACAGTACTCCAGGTTTCACCGGCCATTACTGATGTCCTCGGTTTCCCGAAAGACATGCTCATTGGACAGTCATTCATTGACTTTGTCTACCCTAAGGATTCAATTAACTTATCATCCAAAATCATTCATGGATTAAATATGCCATTCAGATCTGAATCACTTAATG ATAATTATGGTACATCATTTTACTGTCGGATGCGTGTATATCATGGTCTGAAGACTTCAGGTTTTGCAGTACGCAACAAACGCACCCATTATAAGCCATGCAAGATGATATTGAAATTCCATGATGCTTCGTGCACAGATGAGACTGCATCAACTTATGGACCCAACTCCTCTCTTCTGCTGGCAGAAGTTATCCCTGTAGAAAGTGTTTACACCG TACCTGAGGAGACACCAGCAATGGGCTGCTTCAGCATTCGCCACACTGCTTCATGCAACTTCTCTGAATATGACCCTGAGGCCATTCCATATTTGGGTCATCTGCCTCAAGACCTGACAGGCAATTCAGTCTTTGACTGCTATCATCCACAAGACTTGCCTCTTCTCAAGTATGTTTATGAAGAAA TGGTGAAACAACAGGGAAAGCCCCATAGAAGTAAACCATATAGGTTTCGAGCCTTCAATGGAAGCTACGTTACTCTTCAAACGGAATGGCTTTGCTTTGTTAATCCATGGACAAAAAGAATTGACTCCATTATTGGTCAGCACAGGGTGTTGAAA GGTCCCAGTGATATTGCAATATTTTTAGATCCAGGAGATAAGATTCAGTCTCCACTACCAGAAGAAGTCATGAAGGAGGCACAGAAAGCACAAAAAGAAATAATTGAATTATTAGCAAAG CCAGTTGCTACATACAAAGACCCGAGCAAAGCACCACAAGAGATGCGGAGAAGAACTCTGGCTCACATGATGAGCTCCATTGTAGACGAATTAGACAGTATGGAAAAAAATGGGAATAATACTGCCGAGAAAAATGCTGCACCACAGAAATTGAGCAGCCAGCAGCCTCTCAGTGTGGTAGTGATGCCTAATCAACCAAGCACA TTTCCCACCAATCAGGATCAAGGCTCAGTCGTTATGGGGGAGATCTCCCCTCATCAAGATGATCGTTGTTATGAATCCAACCCCTCTACTTCCACTCCATCCAGCTACAGCAAGCTCAACTACGCTGAAACCCTTCAGAG ATTCTTCCGAAGCCACCCAAAGACGGCTTCCTCCGATGAAAGTGGTGACAGCAAAATGGAGGTATCACATTCAGGAAGTTTAG GAAACCACAAGCAGTTGAAGACGCTTTCGCACTCACAGACACTCTCACAGTCCCAGTCCGGTTCGGGTTCGGGCGATAACTGTGATCATACCAG AAAATCAGAAAGCACAGGAAATGGCAGCAGAGAGATGGGTAGAACGTCAAGTGATGGACGTTCCTACTGCCATATCCAGCTGACAGAAGAAGTGCTCTCTAGACATAATGCTGACATGCAGAAGATCTTCATGCAGCGACAGCAAACTGGTGGCAAATCATTCAAGGACAAATATAAAATGAAAACAGTGAAAAAGCCGACAAAGAGGCCTATTGAACGT ACTGTGGGCATGAAGAGATGTGGTGGCATTGTGGAGAATGAAGCAAGTGTGCACAAACAACCATTCCTTGCACCTCCTGCAGCAGTTTCCAGTTCTTCCCTCAAGCCTTCCTCTGCAGATGTGTGGATATCAGCAGATAAGACTCACATTCCGACCTCTGG GTCAGCTGGAGGAGCTGTAGGTGCTGTAGGAGCAAGCACTGCCCATGGAGGTACTATAACAGCACCATCATATCCAAGCATTGTGCCTGgattttactttcctgcaagtgcATCCAGCATGTCATCATTGCCTCCAGTTGATAATTTAAACATTTCTCAAGCACCTGGGCCTTCCCTTGTCATACCTCCACAACAGCCAGCTTTTATACAACCTCAAG CCCCTTCTCAAGAAATCCATGTCAACTACATGCAATTGGGTGGTCTTCCTGCTTCTGCCCATCAGTGGATTAACT CAGGTATGACTGTGCCTCTTCAGTACATGAGTGCCATTCCTGGGGTGATGTACCAGACTGTTGCACCACCACTCTTCAATGCTCCTCCTCTTATGCTACCTAATGTAGTCTACCAGCACACTACGGTTCAGCCACCTCTAGGACAAATTCCAGTTCTACTTTCTGATGGAGAGAAGCGTTCGGGAGTAGACAGTGAACATGAGCAACTGGAGCCCAACTCACAGTCAGCTAAG CAGAACTTTAATATCAAACAATGTGCTGCTCACCTGCGCCGGCCAGACTCCCAGGCTACGTCAGTTAAAGCAGAACCTGGCTCAGCGCGTGGCAGCACTGCCTCTGCCTCGGGCAAGATTATTAGTTCACATTCACACGTTGCTGAAAGTTTACGCTCCTTTGTGGAAGATACAGCAATATTGTCTCCTGGCTGCATGCCCAAG GATTCTGAGATGAACTGTGACTCATCACAGGTATCGCAGTTCTCACAGTCGACTAGTGTCCAGGCAGAGGCTGAAAGCGTCGGCTCACCTGGGAAGCGAGACAAGATGGCACTTGAAGATCGTGAGCAACATCATGAAAATTCCAG TGATATGGTGCTGTCTATAACGAGTTCATCCTCATCACTCAGAGAATACAAGTCTACTGATGATAGCATGCAAAATGTGTCGGAAAATTTTGATAATAGTGAG GCCTCATCATCTGGAATGAAATGGAACATACCACGATCCAAGTGCCAACGTCCAGTGTTGAATGACCCGCCATGGTTGGAGGATGTGAAAGTCACACCAGAGCTGTTGTACAAGTACCAGCTGGAGACCAAGGAACTAGTTGATGTTCTCAGGCAAGATATGGACATGCTCAAGAGAATACGACAG CCTGCTTGGGTGGATGACCAACTATCCTCACTGTACAACGAGCTGGAGCTGGAGGGTTCCAGTGCAGACCTACAACTGGATGATGGTGTTACTTCATCATCTGGAGAAGACCAAGCTGGCACCTCTACACAG ACTCCTCCAAGAAAAAAGAAATCATCCATGTATTTTAGCAAGATGGCTATGCTTCATGAAGAGGATGCTCCACTACCTCCCTCGGAGCCTTGGGCCATGAGACAGCACCCGGCACAGGAGACCTCCAGCTCTTCATCTTAA